In Thermosinus carboxydivorans Nor1, a genomic segment contains:
- a CDS encoding gluconokinase: MIQPIMLGVDIGTTGIRSVAYRLDGSSTAVATEEYPLFTDQSGIAEQDADTIMMAMEAVISRTVRLLGDEAAQIRGIAFSSVLHSFLAIGEDGRPLSRLMTWADTRGQIYLEELKQKLDAKALYRRTGCPLHPMYSLLKIYWLKKQQPELFKRVTWFGSIKDYIFHRLTGKRVVDRSIASGSGMYNLFTLEWDPEVLDILGISQEKMPAVVSTTTQHSLQPAIAQKLGLPAGLPVIIGAGDGMMANVGVGAVKAGQINITIGTSGAIRMAADQPKTDEKGRTWCYNLADGRWMLGGAINNGGISFRWVRDKFAETEQRVAEKLGLDSYSLLATYAQKVPAGANGLILLPFFTGERAPYWNADARGVLFGLTLNHDKRHIIRAVLEGICYRMKSVLLSLEEITGKAEEIRVSGSFTRSEVWLQILSDVLGREISLPNVEEGAAFGAAILGFYTLGLLPSIDVAVDMVGIKKTFVPNQNNYETYEKLYSIYEQVYWNLQEQFSMIANFQRSEMGKTHD; the protein is encoded by the coding sequence ATGATACAACCCATTATGCTGGGTGTGGATATCGGCACAACAGGGATTCGTTCGGTGGCTTACCGCCTGGACGGCAGTTCTACTGCCGTGGCAACAGAAGAATACCCGCTTTTTACCGATCAATCAGGAATTGCCGAACAGGATGCAGATACCATTATGATGGCCATGGAGGCTGTCATTTCCAGAACAGTAAGGCTGCTTGGCGATGAAGCCGCACAAATTAGAGGGATTGCTTTCAGTTCAGTACTGCACAGTTTTTTAGCCATTGGCGAAGACGGGCGTCCGTTAAGCCGGTTAATGACTTGGGCGGATACGCGGGGCCAAATTTATCTGGAAGAGTTAAAGCAAAAACTGGATGCCAAAGCGTTGTACCGGCGTACCGGCTGTCCGTTGCATCCTATGTATTCATTGCTTAAAATATACTGGCTCAAAAAGCAGCAGCCGGAGTTATTTAAGAGAGTGACTTGGTTTGGTTCGATAAAAGACTACATATTTCACCGGTTGACAGGCAAGCGCGTGGTGGATCGATCGATCGCCAGCGGCAGCGGGATGTACAACCTGTTCACCCTGGAATGGGACCCGGAAGTTTTAGATATTCTAGGCATTTCGCAAGAAAAAATGCCTGCGGTAGTTTCAACAACAACACAGCACTCATTACAGCCCGCAATTGCGCAAAAACTGGGACTGCCGGCCGGGTTGCCTGTCATCATCGGTGCCGGTGACGGCATGATGGCCAATGTGGGGGTCGGTGCGGTAAAAGCCGGACAAATCAACATTACCATCGGAACCAGCGGCGCAATCCGGATGGCGGCAGACCAGCCTAAAACGGATGAAAAAGGCAGAACGTGGTGCTATAATCTAGCAGACGGACGCTGGATGCTGGGAGGAGCCATCAATAACGGCGGGATATCTTTCCGCTGGGTTAGAGATAAATTCGCTGAAACCGAACAGCGGGTAGCGGAAAAATTAGGTCTTGACTCCTATAGTCTGCTTGCTACTTATGCCCAAAAAGTACCTGCCGGCGCTAACGGACTGATTTTACTGCCGTTCTTTACCGGCGAGCGTGCACCATACTGGAACGCAGATGCCAGAGGCGTGTTATTCGGGTTGACCCTAAACCACGACAAACGCCACATTATTCGCGCTGTTTTGGAAGGCATTTGTTACCGGATGAAAAGCGTTTTACTTTCGTTGGAAGAAATTACCGGTAAGGCGGAGGAAATTCGCGTCAGCGGCAGTTTTACCCGTTCGGAAGTATGGCTGCAAATCTTGTCCGATGTGCTTGGCCGCGAGATCTCCTTGCCTAATGTGGAAGAAGGAGCAGCTTTTGGTGCGGCGATTTTAGGTTTTTATACTTTGGGTCTGCTGCCGAGCATCGATGTAGCCGTCGACATGGTAGGGATTAAAAAGACCTTTGTCCCTAATCAAAATAATTATGAAACATATGAGAAACTCTACTCGATCTATGAACAGGTCTATTGGAATCTGCAAGAACAGTTCAGCATGATTGCCAATTTTCAACGGAGTGAAATGGGAAAAACGCATGATTAA
- a CDS encoding UPF0236 family transposase-like protein — MDFQSFECQLHEKLHEVGCEIIKQVLEELDQQIKQDKIKRPGWVVCRNGDIKEVVTCFGPVRYKRTYHKHKETGQYVYLVDEQVDYTPHMRVDQNVKAKLIEHAADMSYRKSAEK; from the coding sequence ATGGACTTTCAAAGTTTCGAATGTCAACTACACGAAAAACTCCACGAAGTTGGCTGTGAAATCATAAAACAGGTTTTAGAAGAGCTAGACCAACAAATCAAACAAGATAAAATAAAACGTCCGGGGTGGGTGGTTTGTCGCAATGGCGACATAAAAGAAGTGGTAACCTGTTTTGGTCCTGTAAGATATAAAAGAACTTACCACAAGCATAAAGAGACCGGACAATACGTTTACCTTGTCGATGAACAAGTAGACTATACACCTCATATGCGAGTAGATCAAAACGTCAAGGCGAAACTGATTGAACATGCAGCAGATATGTCCTACCGTAAAAGTGCCGAAAAGTAA